Proteins from a genomic interval of Streptomyces sp. NBC_00820:
- a CDS encoding thioredoxin family protein, which produces MRRRRFGLAAAICAAALTAGCAAGGTTDAASSAGKARKPTASSVPTAPNSPSDVPTSAAPRTSAPALPEGYDATRNAKADIKAALATAAREHREVLIDFGADWCPDCRVLGGMFRSAQVEPVLRKDYVVVAVDVGQFDHNLDVADDYVNLRTSGIPALVVLKPDGTLRTATNDGSFADARTMSPAQIKAFLTHWAPRGNR; this is translated from the coding sequence ATGCGCAGAAGGCGCTTTGGTCTGGCGGCCGCGATATGCGCCGCCGCGCTCACCGCGGGGTGTGCTGCGGGCGGCACCACCGACGCGGCGTCCTCGGCCGGCAAGGCGAGGAAGCCGACCGCGAGTTCCGTGCCCACCGCGCCGAACTCTCCCAGCGACGTGCCCACTTCCGCGGCGCCGCGGACGTCCGCTCCGGCTCTCCCCGAGGGGTACGACGCCACCCGGAACGCGAAGGCCGACATCAAGGCCGCTCTTGCCACCGCGGCCAGGGAACACCGGGAAGTACTGATCGACTTCGGCGCCGACTGGTGCCCGGACTGCAGGGTCCTGGGCGGGATGTTCCGCTCGGCCCAGGTCGAGCCGGTGCTGCGCAAGGACTACGTCGTGGTCGCCGTCGACGTCGGCCAGTTCGACCACAACCTCGACGTCGCCGACGACTACGTCAACCTGCGGACCAGCGGCATCCCGGCCCTGGTCGTCCTGAAGCCGGACGGCACCCTGCGCACCGCCACCAACGACGGCTCCTTCGCCGACGCCCGGACCATGAGCCCCGCCCAGATCAAAGCGTTCCTGACCCACTGGGCACCCAGAGGAAACCGGTGA
- a CDS encoding oxygenase MpaB family protein gives MGTARSGVRGRLGDALFRGVAGPGGPENRQRVHGTPGPRWFAADRPIRVVHGDAAMFAGGLSALLLQSLHPLAMTAVATHSGYRSDPWGRLARTSTFLAYTAYGTADDAQRAVDRVRTVHERIRGRTARGEPYHASDSHLLAWVHVAEVYCFLKAHQRYGARPLDAAGREGYVADMATVGAALGVERPPTTLAELIERIDAYRPELHATEQAREAMGYVLLHPPLPRPLLPAYLLLGAAAVTLLPAWARDQLGLPVLPRAERWCVRPAGAAVTGLIRWVLPPPPPTPRGPGPSTDHR, from the coding sequence GTGGGCACCGCCCGTTCCGGGGTACGCGGGCGGCTCGGCGACGCTCTGTTCCGTGGGGTCGCCGGGCCCGGGGGACCCGAGAACCGGCAGCGTGTTCATGGCACGCCGGGGCCTCGCTGGTTCGCGGCGGACCGGCCGATCCGCGTGGTCCACGGCGACGCGGCCATGTTCGCCGGCGGGCTGTCCGCCCTGCTCCTGCAGTCCCTGCATCCACTGGCGATGACAGCGGTCGCCACCCATTCCGGCTACCGGTCCGACCCGTGGGGCCGGCTCGCCAGAACCAGTACGTTTCTGGCGTACACCGCCTACGGCACCGCGGACGACGCCCAGCGGGCCGTCGACCGGGTGCGAACCGTGCACGAGAGGATCCGGGGCCGTACTGCCCGTGGTGAGCCCTACCACGCCTCGGACTCGCACCTGTTGGCGTGGGTGCACGTAGCGGAGGTGTACTGCTTCCTCAAGGCCCACCAGCGCTATGGGGCACGGCCACTGGACGCCGCGGGCCGGGAGGGCTACGTGGCCGACATGGCAACGGTCGGTGCGGCACTGGGCGTGGAACGGCCGCCCACGACGCTAGCGGAACTCATCGAGCGGATCGACGCCTACCGTCCCGAACTGCACGCCACCGAGCAGGCGCGCGAGGCGATGGGGTACGTCCTGCTGCACCCGCCGCTGCCGAGGCCCTTGCTGCCCGCGTACCTCCTGCTCGGCGCGGCGGCCGTCACCCTGCTGCCCGCCTGGGCACGTGACCAGCTGGGGCTGCCTGTGCTGCCCCGTGCCGAGCGCTGGTGCGTGCGCCCGGCCGGAGCCGCGGTGACCGGGCTGATCCGGTGGGTGCTGCCACCGCCTCCCCCGACCCCGCGTGGGCCCGGGCCGAGTACCGACCACCGATGA
- a CDS encoding DUF427 domain-containing protein, producing MSDHPARTTESVWDYPRPPALRADGRRVRVTCAGTPVADTRRAVRVLETSHPPVFYIPPQDVRTDLLTPAPGSTWCEWKGRAVYWDLAVGDDVRGRAAWSYPHPSSGYDRLTGHFAFYPSRVDLCTVDGEVATAQEGDFYGGWVTVEIEGPFKGGPGTAGW from the coding sequence ATGTCCGATCACCCGGCGCGAACGACGGAATCCGTCTGGGACTATCCCCGCCCGCCTGCCCTGAGAGCCGACGGCCGGCGTGTCCGTGTCACCTGCGCGGGCACGCCGGTGGCCGACACGCGACGGGCTGTCCGCGTGCTGGAGACGTCTCACCCGCCGGTCTTCTACATCCCGCCCCAGGACGTCCGCACCGATCTGCTGACGCCCGCGCCTGGAAGCACCTGGTGCGAATGGAAGGGGCGGGCCGTCTACTGGGACCTGGCCGTGGGCGATGACGTCCGCGGACGGGCGGCCTGGAGCTACCCTCACCCATCGAGCGGGTACGACCGGCTCACCGGCCACTTCGCCTTCTACCCCTCCCGAGTCGACCTCTGCACGGTGGACGGCGAGGTCGCCACCGCACAGGAGGGCGACTTCTACGGCGGATGGGTCACCGTCGAGATCGAGGGCCCGTTCAAGGGAGGCCCGGGTACGGCTGGATGGTGA
- a CDS encoding UBP-type zinc finger domain-containing protein yields MSTWVLRPDGGRPEGRHCAHLDQPAPFPPPCGGCQECTAGNQRWIHLRMCLTCGHVGCCDSSPGAHATAHHEESGHPVAVSAEAGEEWAWCYVDEVFLRPR; encoded by the coding sequence ATGAGCACGTGGGTGCTACGACCGGACGGCGGGCGGCCGGAGGGCCGGCACTGCGCGCATCTCGACCAGCCCGCCCCGTTCCCGCCGCCCTGCGGCGGCTGCCAGGAGTGCACGGCCGGGAACCAGCGGTGGATCCATCTGCGCATGTGCCTGACGTGCGGGCATGTCGGATGTTGCGACAGTTCTCCCGGTGCCCACGCGACCGCGCACCACGAGGAGAGCGGACACCCCGTGGCCGTCTCGGCCGAGGCCGGCGAGGAGTGGGCGTGGTGCTACGTGGACGAGGTCTTCCTGCGGCCACGATAG
- a CDS encoding LysR family transcriptional regulator yields the protein MVMDVHGRDLRYFAAVAEELHFTRAAERLYVSQPALSKQIRALERQVGARLFDRDRRDVHLSEVGAALLPHAQRILAEWEAAQEAVARVVADREAVLVVGMSTSPGRGGVLPAIRSRFTAARPDARIRLRQVPWDDPTAGLADGTCDTAFVWLPLPDPDRYRWVVVAEEPRLVAMPDTHPLAVREIVDFTDLMDEPFLALPDSAGPLRDHWLADDARDGKPALIGAEVASAEETYEALVAGLGVVLLATGNAPLISLGGVVTRAVKGISPSRFVLAWRADDRRPLVRDYIRACEQAAGATG from the coding sequence ATGGTCATGGATGTTCACGGACGGGACCTGAGGTACTTCGCCGCTGTGGCCGAGGAGTTGCACTTCACGCGCGCTGCCGAGCGCCTGTACGTCTCGCAGCCTGCGCTGAGCAAACAGATCCGGGCACTGGAGAGACAGGTGGGGGCCAGACTGTTCGATCGCGACCGGCGCGACGTGCACCTGAGCGAGGTCGGCGCCGCGCTGTTGCCGCACGCTCAGCGGATTCTCGCCGAGTGGGAGGCAGCCCAGGAAGCGGTCGCCCGGGTGGTGGCCGACCGGGAGGCCGTACTCGTCGTGGGGATGAGCACCAGCCCGGGGCGCGGGGGTGTGCTGCCGGCGATCCGCTCCCGCTTCACCGCCGCGCGTCCCGACGCCCGCATCAGACTTCGCCAGGTCCCCTGGGACGACCCGACCGCCGGGCTCGCCGACGGCACGTGCGACACGGCGTTCGTGTGGCTGCCGCTGCCCGATCCGGACCGCTACCGGTGGGTGGTGGTCGCCGAGGAGCCCCGCCTGGTCGCCATGCCCGACACCCACCCGCTCGCCGTGCGGGAGATCGTCGACTTCACCGACCTGATGGACGAACCGTTCCTCGCTCTGCCCGACAGCGCCGGGCCGCTCCGGGACCACTGGCTCGCCGACGACGCCCGCGACGGGAAGCCGGCGCTCATCGGCGCGGAGGTGGCGAGCGCCGAGGAGACGTACGAGGCGCTCGTCGCGGGTCTCGGCGTGGTGCTGCTGGCCACCGGGAACGCCCCGCTGATCTCCCTTGGCGGAGTCGTCACCCGTGCGGTGAAGGGCATCTCACCCAGCCGCTTCGTCCTGGCCTGGCGCGCCGACGACCGCCGTCCGCTGGTGCGCGACTACATACGCGCGTGCGAGCAGGCAGCCGGGGCGACGGGCTGA
- a CDS encoding ABC transporter substrate-binding protein, translating into MSTEGGIDVQQQLESLIRDFRTSDPPMPVVVLHAEEADDDERVVGSVEELCAGQNAHGTRCAVASPDQEGSTEVRRAAALVRDLGDPKRWGTRASLYRRYAFPRLRLVHAIEDAVRELGPDWPAPPAGASPAASAYDPAQRLLNQLAKQRWRPKSAARWHSGVPLFDMAHILPASLVAVLTALLARTDWYTAVILGVGFLLLLAVLSSVLPGRAPIFLWLRRESKWFMTTTFLRAAARGRVTEVSLLRPVRSWQAIAARAFDVAEALNEGDEFQLQLYVLALFEDLRDNHRRWSWDLRGFKRPRPPMLFLPHVGTGNGGIELIKAVSDVRSRRSELDPLLCVAAVPAADIQRLERSVVGEPQPGRTARPFQDRLRDWYEEWARSLRSGQSPSRERAVVPWVLKIPLPSSELAPLRDRRRHCVKASTRPTLARVAWALHTLVVVAVVVAATVAVRAEQLSREYCSATVLTANRDTRREATSGGSTECIGIATGDVRFADWLPKSEPGGHDAKASTGVSHAPWTLAELEGRIGQENDKVLDTHPGHYVSVVYAGPLSVDPHDGSAPVKGVEELAGVYLAQAVINDTFTVKLRVLIANGGVDLDHQTDMAKAIASYAATDPTLVGVVGTGRDLKSSEATTRTLRDAGLPVVSGTNSATYLPREFANWFSLAATDEWQVSQLGLIARQLRTPGSTQFALTLARDTARTDDRYTDEQARYGGQMLSRYGFTPLPQRRYTLTGGKPEFRLPAEEFCGGDRVPSVIYFAGRVEDVDPLMTQLGTEPGCADKKISIITGDDLSKADFAQGRDAVAPRVTLYHASLAELRKPARGTTFYQDAGRYLPGLDKQSTRYDTATFASGQTALAHDATRALYWAATRNGIPQSRAATWVNLRTVNLEGMATGTIDFTHAPLYGDRSGHSIVLMEVWHAADGSLESREVCSRVAGDVRPLTGKECSISHHG; encoded by the coding sequence ATGTCGACCGAGGGCGGTATCGACGTCCAGCAGCAACTAGAGTCACTCATCCGGGACTTCCGCACCAGTGATCCACCGATGCCGGTCGTCGTGCTGCACGCCGAGGAAGCCGACGACGACGAGCGGGTCGTCGGATCCGTCGAGGAACTCTGCGCCGGCCAGAACGCCCACGGCACACGTTGCGCGGTCGCGTCGCCCGATCAGGAGGGCAGCACGGAGGTGCGGCGGGCGGCCGCACTGGTACGGGACCTCGGTGACCCGAAGCGCTGGGGTACGCGCGCTTCCCTCTACCGTCGGTACGCGTTCCCGCGCCTGCGACTGGTGCACGCGATCGAGGACGCGGTGCGTGAACTGGGGCCCGACTGGCCCGCACCGCCTGCCGGCGCCTCCCCCGCCGCGAGCGCGTACGACCCCGCACAACGCCTTCTCAACCAACTGGCGAAGCAGCGCTGGCGGCCGAAGAGCGCCGCACGCTGGCACTCCGGAGTGCCGCTGTTCGACATGGCGCACATCCTGCCCGCCAGTCTGGTCGCGGTACTGACCGCGCTCCTGGCCCGCACCGACTGGTACACGGCCGTCATCCTGGGAGTGGGCTTTCTGCTTCTCCTGGCGGTGCTCAGCTCCGTCCTGCCGGGCCGCGCGCCGATCTTCCTGTGGCTCCGCAGGGAGAGCAAGTGGTTCATGACCACCACGTTCCTCAGGGCGGCCGCACGGGGCCGGGTCACCGAGGTCTCGCTGCTCCGACCCGTGCGCTCGTGGCAGGCGATCGCGGCACGCGCCTTCGACGTGGCAGAAGCGCTGAATGAAGGCGACGAGTTCCAGCTCCAGTTGTACGTACTCGCACTCTTCGAGGACCTGCGCGACAACCACCGCCGCTGGAGCTGGGATCTGCGCGGATTCAAACGTCCCCGGCCGCCCATGCTGTTCCTGCCTCACGTGGGAACGGGCAACGGTGGGATCGAGTTGATCAAAGCCGTCAGCGACGTGCGCAGCCGGCGCAGCGAACTGGATCCGCTGTTGTGTGTGGCCGCCGTACCGGCGGCGGACATACAGCGGCTGGAACGCAGCGTCGTCGGTGAGCCGCAGCCCGGCCGGACGGCGCGGCCGTTCCAGGACCGGCTGCGGGACTGGTACGAGGAGTGGGCGCGCAGCCTCCGGTCCGGGCAGTCCCCCAGCCGCGAGCGGGCGGTGGTGCCCTGGGTGCTGAAGATCCCGCTGCCCTCGTCCGAGCTGGCGCCGCTGCGGGATCGCCGGCGGCACTGTGTGAAGGCCTCCACGAGGCCCACCCTCGCGCGCGTGGCGTGGGCGCTGCACACCTTGGTCGTGGTGGCCGTCGTGGTCGCGGCCACCGTCGCCGTGCGCGCTGAACAGCTCTCCCGCGAGTACTGCTCCGCGACGGTGCTGACGGCCAACCGGGACACCCGGCGCGAGGCCACGTCGGGCGGGAGCACGGAGTGCATAGGCATCGCCACCGGGGACGTGCGCTTCGCCGACTGGCTGCCGAAGAGCGAGCCCGGCGGCCACGACGCCAAGGCGTCCACCGGCGTGAGCCACGCGCCGTGGACGTTGGCCGAGCTGGAGGGCCGCATCGGCCAGGAGAACGACAAGGTCCTCGACACGCATCCGGGCCATTACGTCAGCGTGGTCTACGCGGGTCCACTCAGTGTCGATCCCCATGACGGCTCGGCACCGGTGAAGGGGGTGGAGGAACTGGCGGGCGTGTATCTGGCGCAGGCCGTCATCAACGACACCTTCACCGTGAAACTGCGCGTCCTGATCGCCAACGGGGGCGTGGACCTGGACCACCAGACCGACATGGCCAAGGCCATCGCCTCCTACGCGGCGACGGATCCGACGTTGGTCGGGGTCGTCGGCACCGGGCGCGACCTGAAGTCCAGCGAGGCGACGACGCGCACGCTCCGGGACGCGGGGCTGCCCGTGGTCTCCGGTACGAACTCCGCCACGTATCTGCCCCGTGAGTTCGCCAACTGGTTCAGCCTGGCCGCCACGGACGAGTGGCAGGTCTCTCAACTCGGCCTCATAGCACGCCAGCTGCGGACGCCGGGTTCCACGCAGTTCGCGTTGACGCTGGCCCGGGACACCGCCCGGACCGACGACCGCTACACCGATGAACAGGCACGCTACGGCGGGCAGATGCTCAGCAGGTACGGATTCACCCCACTCCCCCAGCGCCGCTACACCCTCACCGGCGGCAAGCCCGAGTTCCGGCTGCCCGCCGAGGAGTTCTGCGGCGGGGACCGCGTACCGTCGGTGATCTACTTCGCGGGACGGGTGGAGGACGTCGATCCCCTGATGACCCAGTTGGGCACGGAACCCGGCTGCGCCGACAAGAAGATCTCCATCATCACCGGCGACGACCTGTCCAAGGCCGACTTCGCCCAGGGCAGGGACGCGGTGGCTCCGAGGGTCACGCTCTATCACGCCTCGCTGGCCGAACTGCGCAAGCCCGCCAGGGGGACGACGTTCTACCAGGACGCCGGCAGATACCTGCCGGGGCTCGACAAGCAGTCCACCCGCTACGACACCGCCACTTTCGCGAGCGGCCAGACAGCCCTGGCGCACGACGCGACCCGCGCCCTGTACTGGGCGGCCACCCGCAACGGCATCCCGCAGAGCCGCGCCGCGACCTGGGTGAACCTCAGGACCGTCAATCTGGAGGGGATGGCGACGGGCACCATCGATTTCACCCACGCCCCGCTCTACGGCGACCGCAGCGGGCACAGCATCGTCCTGATGGAGGTCTGGCACGCTGCCGACGGAAGTCTCGAATCACGCGAGGTGTGCAGCAGAGTGGCCGGGGACGTGCGTCCGCTGACCGGGAAGGAGTGTTCCATCAGCCACCACGGCTGA
- a CDS encoding phosphotransferase, with product MEPLELRRAVAAGRVTASELGLRVDDVVVIHDSDRVALSLVPCGVLARVAPLGQLADSEFEVEVARRLADVDAPVAELEPRVDPRVYVRDAFAISLWTYYGPVESEIAPADYADVLLRHHAALRQIDLDAPHFTDRVAGALREVNDRERSPELPDPGRELLSDTLSGLSAAISAEKAGDQLLHGEPHPGNLLNTRRGPLLVDLATCCRGPIEFDLAHAPEEVGAHYAGADHGLIHRCRALNWAMFSAWRWRRDDQMPDRDHWRAEGLTRVRAALDRCGLG from the coding sequence ATGGAGCCGTTGGAACTCCGTCGCGCGGTTGCGGCGGGACGGGTGACCGCCTCGGAGCTGGGGCTTCGGGTCGACGATGTGGTCGTCATCCACGACTCGGACCGCGTCGCGCTGAGCCTGGTCCCCTGCGGTGTTCTGGCTCGGGTCGCGCCTTTGGGGCAGCTGGCTGATTCAGAGTTCGAGGTGGAGGTCGCTCGACGTCTCGCCGACGTCGACGCTCCGGTGGCTGAACTCGAGCCGCGGGTCGACCCGCGAGTGTATGTGCGTGATGCCTTCGCCATCTCGCTCTGGACCTACTACGGACCCGTGGAATCGGAGATCGCGCCGGCGGACTACGCGGACGTGCTCCTGCGGCACCATGCGGCCCTGCGCCAGATCGATCTGGACGCACCGCATTTCACTGATCGAGTCGCCGGGGCGCTGAGAGAGGTGAACGACCGGGAGCGGTCTCCCGAGCTGCCCGATCCGGGCCGGGAACTCCTCAGCGACACACTCAGCGGACTGAGCGCCGCGATCAGCGCCGAGAAGGCCGGCGACCAGTTGCTGCACGGCGAGCCGCATCCGGGCAACCTCCTCAACACCAGGAGAGGGCCGCTTCTCGTGGACCTCGCCACGTGCTGCCGTGGGCCGATCGAGTTCGACCTCGCCCATGCGCCCGAAGAAGTGGGAGCACACTACGCGGGGGCTGACCACGGCCTGATCCACCGGTGCCGCGCCCTGAACTGGGCGATGTTCTCGGCCTGGCGCTGGCGCCGAGACGACCAGATGCCCGACCGGGACCACTGGAGAGCGGAGGGGCTCACCCGGGTTCGTGCCGCACTCGACCGCTGCGGACTGGGCTGA
- a CDS encoding DUF4291 family protein, whose product MAEPNYQIRALYADSAVTVYQAYGPEIGLPTAREGRFPAVWQRVRMTWVIKARSRPFPSVGSGRPLQGKGLSADPVLEAGSAEDPARRRVLCGSVVQSVSSPHSGSARLPCRAARVGRDGWVPSLATGWK is encoded by the coding sequence GTGGCAGAACCCAATTATCAGATCCGCGCCTTATACGCGGATTCCGCGGTCACCGTCTACCAGGCGTACGGGCCGGAGATCGGTCTGCCGACGGCCCGGGAGGGCCGTTTCCCCGCCGTGTGGCAGCGGGTCCGGATGACATGGGTCATCAAGGCGCGTTCACGGCCTTTTCCCTCTGTCGGAAGTGGCCGGCCCCTGCAAGGGAAAGGCCTCTCCGCTGATCCAGTGCTCGAGGCAGGATCCGCAGAGGACCCGGCTCGACGCCGGGTCCTCTGCGGATCTGTGGTTCAGTCGGTGTCGTCGCCGCACTCCGGCTCGGCGAGGCTGCCCTGCCGAGCCGCTCGCGTCGGCAGGGACGGCTGGGTGCCGTCCTTGGCGACCGGCTGGAAGTAG
- a CDS encoding vanadium-dependent haloperoxidase encodes MTLTAATSPPDAHTRTAADPAAVVREWNAIATDTIKTSLGPRPSGQAAIWEGFVSAAVYNAVVGIEGGYALYKWHERGPAKASSAAAAATAAHDVLLTYFPAFKERLDTAYADSLAALPAGHTRDQGVDYGKRAAARIIELREGDGRFADVPFTASPAPGVWRPTPPAFQPFIDTWLARLRPLLLASPQQFRPGGPPALSSAAYAEDVQELKTMGVKTGSGRSAQQTETALFFSGNLVEQVQIAVRDHAARHRLGIAETARLFAAVNASATDAVVTAWDAKLHYGTWRPITAIRLADTDGNPATTADPAWEPLLLTPPHPDYIAGHTTVAAAVARALTGVLRTSHIDLYVPSEVTGTTRFYGSADDLNRDVVDARVWGGVHSRTADVAGCRAGTRVAAWALDHYFQPVAKDGTQPSLPTRAARQGSLAEPECGDDTD; translated from the coding sequence GTGACGCTCACCGCCGCGACAAGTCCCCCCGACGCGCACACCCGGACCGCGGCGGACCCGGCAGCCGTGGTCCGCGAGTGGAACGCCATCGCCACCGACACGATCAAGACCAGCCTCGGCCCACGCCCCTCCGGGCAGGCAGCGATCTGGGAGGGATTCGTCTCCGCCGCCGTGTACAACGCCGTGGTGGGGATCGAAGGCGGCTACGCCCTGTACAAATGGCACGAGCGCGGTCCGGCCAAGGCATCCTCCGCGGCGGCCGCCGCCACCGCGGCCCACGACGTGCTGCTCACCTACTTCCCCGCCTTCAAGGAGCGGCTCGACACCGCCTACGCGGACTCGCTCGCCGCTCTTCCGGCCGGTCACACCAGAGACCAGGGCGTGGACTACGGAAAGCGCGCCGCCGCCCGCATCATCGAACTCCGGGAAGGGGACGGAAGGTTCGCGGACGTTCCGTTCACTGCATCCCCGGCACCGGGGGTCTGGCGGCCCACCCCGCCCGCGTTCCAGCCCTTCATCGACACCTGGCTCGCCAGGCTCCGCCCCCTCCTGCTCGCCTCCCCGCAGCAGTTCCGGCCCGGCGGACCACCCGCCCTCTCCTCGGCCGCCTACGCCGAGGATGTCCAGGAGCTGAAGACCATGGGCGTGAAGACCGGCTCGGGCAGGAGCGCGCAGCAGACCGAGACCGCCCTCTTCTTCAGCGGCAACCTGGTCGAACAGGTCCAGATCGCCGTACGGGACCACGCCGCCCGGCACCGGCTCGGCATCGCCGAGACGGCCCGGCTGTTCGCCGCGGTGAACGCGTCGGCGACCGACGCCGTCGTCACGGCATGGGACGCCAAGCTCCACTACGGCACCTGGCGGCCGATCACCGCCATCCGCCTCGCCGACACCGACGGCAACCCCGCGACGACGGCGGACCCGGCCTGGGAGCCGCTGCTCCTCACCCCACCACACCCGGACTACATCGCCGGCCATACGACCGTCGCCGCCGCCGTGGCACGCGCGCTGACCGGCGTCCTCCGCACCTCGCACATCGACCTCTACGTCCCCTCCGAGGTCACCGGCACCACGCGGTTCTACGGGTCCGCCGACGACCTCAACCGGGACGTCGTCGACGCGCGTGTGTGGGGCGGCGTCCACTCCCGCACGGCGGACGTGGCCGGCTGCCGGGCCGGCACCCGCGTGGCCGCCTGGGCGCTGGACCACTACTTCCAGCCGGTCGCCAAGGACGGCACCCAGCCGTCCCTGCCGACGCGAGCGGCTCGGCAGGGCAGCCTCGCCGAGCCGGAGTGCGGCGACGACACCGACTGA